The Halalkalicoccus sp. NIPERK01 genome window below encodes:
- a CDS encoding IclR family transcriptional regulator: protein MPEDSSNEPNRIQAVVNAFDIIEEVSELDGCGVRELATHMELPKSTVHVYLKTLEDIGYVVREDGEYRLGFRFLNLGGRARHENSLYQAGRNEVDELARTTSEVATMGCEERGYRVMLYRTEPTGAIFNNAPTGEYTRMHWTALGKAMLSRKSDAEIDGIVDRRGLPQATEHTIVDRDALQDEVESIRSQGYAIEDEERVRGVKSVAVPVESDEMPNAAISVAGPKHDFGADRIERDLLPALQNTANVIELKTKHY from the coding sequence ATGCCCGAGGACTCATCGAACGAACCGAATCGGATTCAGGCGGTCGTAAACGCTTTCGACATCATCGAGGAGGTGAGCGAACTCGATGGGTGTGGCGTCCGGGAGCTCGCGACCCATATGGAGCTGCCGAAGAGCACGGTGCACGTCTATCTCAAGACGCTCGAGGACATCGGCTACGTGGTGCGAGAGGACGGGGAGTATCGACTCGGATTCCGGTTCCTGAACCTGGGTGGGCGGGCACGACACGAGAACAGCCTCTACCAGGCGGGTCGAAACGAGGTCGACGAGCTCGCACGGACGACCAGCGAAGTCGCAACCATGGGCTGTGAGGAACGTGGCTATCGCGTCATGCTGTATCGGACGGAGCCGACTGGCGCTATCTTCAACAACGCGCCGACCGGCGAGTACACCCGGATGCACTGGACGGCGCTCGGCAAGGCGATGCTGTCACGGAAGTCCGACGCGGAGATCGACGGGATCGTCGATCGGCGCGGCCTTCCCCAGGCGACGGAACACACGATCGTCGACCGTGACGCGCTGCAGGACGAAGTCGAGTCGATCCGATCGCAGGGATACGCCATCGAGGACGAAGAGCGCGTCCGGGGTGTCAAGTCCGTCGCCGTTCCGGTCGAGAGCGACGAGATGCCCAACGCCGCGATCTCGGTGGCCGGCCCGAAACACGACTTCGGCGCCGATCGCATCGAGCGGGACCTCCTCCCCGCACTCCAGAACACGGCGAACGTGATCGAACTCAAGACGAAACACTA
- a CDS encoding mannonate dehydratase encodes MVDLAVVLPPQPDERWQLAKQMGVTSAVVHTLEIGDGKTTWSYHDLLHLKNWYEDAGLEISVIEGSVPLTDRIRLGLEGRDEDIAVFKQFLRDCGRLDIPVVCYDWMVGIRWARTESHVEARGGSLVTAYSNDRMHRDRVEPVVETSREQLWEALEYFLREVGPVAEEAGVKLGLHPDDPPRESLGDIPRIVNSPAAYERVLECYESEYNGITFCQGNFAAMGVDLPETIRRFGDRINFVHFRDVEGDADDFVETWHDEGPNDMLAAMRAYQDAVDDDVPMRPDHVPTMAGEDNSNPGYHMLGRLFAIGYMRGLLEQTEQPLQ; translated from the coding sequence ATGGTCGATCTAGCGGTAGTCCTCCCTCCCCAGCCCGACGAGAGGTGGCAGCTCGCCAAGCAGATGGGCGTGACCAGCGCCGTCGTTCACACCCTCGAGATCGGTGACGGGAAGACCACCTGGAGCTACCACGATCTGTTGCACCTGAAAAACTGGTACGAGGACGCCGGCCTCGAAATCAGCGTCATCGAGGGAAGCGTCCCGCTGACCGATCGCATCCGGCTCGGACTCGAGGGCCGCGACGAGGACATCGCGGTGTTCAAGCAGTTTCTCAGGGACTGCGGCCGTCTCGACATCCCCGTCGTCTGCTACGATTGGATGGTCGGGATCCGCTGGGCACGGACGGAGTCCCACGTCGAGGCCCGCGGCGGGTCGCTCGTGACCGCCTACTCCAACGATCGGATGCACAGGGATCGCGTGGAGCCGGTGGTCGAGACCTCACGCGAGCAGCTCTGGGAGGCGCTCGAGTACTTCCTCCGGGAGGTGGGGCCGGTCGCGGAGGAAGCGGGGGTAAAGCTCGGTCTTCACCCGGACGATCCGCCACGGGAGTCCCTCGGCGATATCCCCCGCATCGTGAACAGCCCCGCGGCCTACGAGCGCGTTCTCGAGTGCTACGAGAGCGAGTACAACGGTATCACGTTCTGTCAGGGCAACTTCGCGGCCATGGGCGTCGACCTCCCCGAGACGATCCGCCGGTTCGGCGACCGGATCAACTTCGTCCACTTCCGCGACGTCGAGGGCGACGCCGACGACTTCGTCGAGACGTGGCACGACGAGGGGCCGAACGACATGCTCGCTGCGATGCGGGCGTATCAGGACGCGGTCGACGACGACGTGCCGATGCGCCCCGATCACGTTCCAACGATGGCCGGCGAAGACAACTCGAATCCGGGCTATCACATGCTGGGCCGACTCTTCGCCATCGGGTACATGCGCGGGTTGCTCGAACAAACCGAACAGCCCCTCCAGTAG
- a CDS encoding SDR family NAD(P)-dependent oxidoreductase: MSELFEGKTAIVTGASRGIGSGIATKLAEHGASVVVNYRSSDRRAADVVDGIEETGGTAVAVQADVSEYADVEAMVEATVDRFGSLDILVNNAGMTKIDPAAEIDIEDWRRVIDVDLTGVFIGCQVAGRRMQDQADGGAIVNIASMMGEMGYHMRAPYCAAKAGVINLTRTLAVEWAADDIAVNALAPGFIKTDITDQTQESAGYTDDDIRRRTPMARFGTVEEMANCVSFLARGDTYVTGEVLRADGGWTSDAWRYHEGRA, from the coding sequence ATGAGCGAGCTGTTCGAGGGCAAGACGGCGATCGTCACGGGAGCGTCGAGAGGGATCGGCAGCGGGATCGCGACCAAACTCGCCGAACACGGCGCGTCGGTCGTAGTCAACTACCGATCGTCCGACCGACGAGCGGCGGACGTGGTCGACGGAATCGAGGAGACGGGCGGAACCGCCGTCGCCGTGCAGGCCGACGTGAGCGAGTACGCCGACGTCGAGGCGATGGTAGAGGCGACCGTCGACCGGTTCGGCTCCCTCGACATTCTGGTGAACAACGCGGGGATGACGAAGATCGATCCGGCAGCGGAGATCGATATCGAGGACTGGCGACGGGTCATCGATGTCGACCTGACGGGCGTGTTCATCGGCTGTCAGGTCGCGGGGCGCCGGATGCAGGACCAGGCTGACGGCGGGGCCATCGTCAACATCGCGTCGATGATGGGGGAGATGGGATACCACATGCGAGCACCGTACTGCGCGGCAAAGGCGGGCGTCATCAACCTCACGCGAACGCTCGCCGTCGAGTGGGCAGCGGACGACATCGCCGTGAACGCACTCGCACCGGGGTTCATCAAGACCGACATCACGGACCAGACCCAGGAGTCGGCCGGGTACACCGACGACGACATCCGGCGCCGAACGCCCATGGCCCGGTTCGGCACCGTCGAGGAGATGGCCAACTGCGTCAGCTTCCTGGCGAGGGGCGACACCTACGTCACCGGCGAAGTCCTCCGGGCCGACGGTGGGTGGACCTCCGACGCATGGCGATATCACGAGGGACGGGCGTGA
- a CDS encoding TRAP transporter substrate-binding protein, which yields MSDGGPGIDRRSVIKGIGAGAITATAGCSSLSGGGGDGGGTSMTIASTFEPGHILVQAAENFKEQIEEESGGDISVEISPGGSYGSEDEIGEIVSEGGVEAHAAGSFPYYQFAPEYWFFGCPFVLPDYDQLLSVLESDEMQEAHDALIENGSQRPIGQQIYRGARHFTSNTPVRTPDDVGGLDLRLPELDPWVQTWESVGASPTPVALDELYSALEQGVVDASEGGAEQISSFNLHEVQSHLSLTGHLIANGNIYINETFYQGLDQSQQDMVMEVGQQATQDAAETSQNREQDLITELGDQGMEIVEDVDADAFQQAAAPGVEELFETTWAFDWETVRNM from the coding sequence ATGTCAGATGGAGGTCCGGGAATCGATAGGCGCTCGGTAATCAAGGGTATCGGCGCGGGAGCGATCACGGCGACTGCGGGCTGTTCGAGCCTCAGCGGCGGGGGTGGTGACGGTGGCGGCACCAGCATGACGATCGCCAGCACGTTCGAACCGGGTCACATTCTGGTTCAGGCCGCCGAGAACTTCAAAGAGCAGATCGAGGAGGAGTCCGGTGGCGACATCTCCGTCGAGATCAGTCCCGGCGGGTCCTACGGGTCGGAAGACGAGATCGGGGAGATCGTGAGCGAGGGTGGCGTCGAAGCCCACGCGGCGGGGAGCTTCCCGTACTACCAGTTCGCCCCGGAGTACTGGTTCTTCGGCTGTCCGTTCGTCCTCCCGGACTACGACCAGTTGCTCTCGGTGCTCGAGAGCGACGAGATGCAGGAGGCCCACGACGCGCTCATCGAAAACGGGAGCCAGCGTCCGATCGGCCAGCAGATCTATCGCGGTGCTCGCCACTTCACGTCGAACACGCCGGTCCGAACCCCCGACGACGTCGGCGGCCTCGACCTGCGCCTCCCGGAGCTGGACCCGTGGGTCCAGACGTGGGAGTCCGTCGGTGCGTCGCCGACCCCGGTCGCACTGGACGAACTGTACAGCGCGCTCGAACAGGGCGTCGTCGACGCCTCGGAGGGTGGCGCAGAACAGATCAGCTCGTTCAACCTCCACGAGGTCCAGAGCCACCTGAGTCTGACGGGCCACCTGATCGCCAACGGGAACATCTACATCAACGAGACGTTCTACCAGGGCCTCGATCAGTCACAACAGGACATGGTCATGGAGGTCGGCCAGCAGGCGACGCAGGACGCCGCCGAGACGTCCCAGAACCGCGAGCAAGATCTCATCACCGAACTCGGCGATCAGGGCATGGAGATCGTCGAGGACGTGGACGCCGACGCGTTCCAGCAGGCCGCAGCCCCCGGTGTGGAGGAGCTGTTCGAAACCACCTGGGCCTTCGACTGGGAAACCGTCCGGAACATGTGA
- a CDS encoding TRAP transporter small permease has translation MEIDQSLDLERDHLFDRIVLYSATGLFAITIVLTTIQIFVRLLGLPTFGVLHWTEPAARFILIVATYIGAAVAVRNSEHISIQFLLERLTGWNPRIGLTIQILGELIVIGFLLVALRGTIGTAIGNWATSIGGIGFVTAGNLYLGIAIGIALMLVYAVIDIVTLAKGITDDTVRGRVEEGMADE, from the coding sequence ATGGAAATCGACCAATCACTCGACCTCGAACGCGATCACCTCTTCGACAGGATCGTCCTCTACAGCGCGACGGGGCTGTTCGCGATCACGATCGTCCTGACCACGATTCAGATCTTCGTTCGCTTGTTGGGCCTCCCCACGTTCGGGGTCCTCCACTGGACCGAACCGGCGGCGCGGTTCATCCTCATCGTCGCGACGTACATCGGCGCCGCCGTCGCCGTCCGAAACAGCGAACACATCTCGATCCAGTTCCTCCTCGAACGGCTCACGGGTTGGAACCCGCGAATCGGCCTGACGATACAGATCCTGGGCGAGCTGATCGTCATCGGGTTCCTCCTGGTCGCCCTCCGGGGGACCATCGGGACGGCCATCGGCAACTGGGCGACGTCGATCGGCGGCATCGGGTTCGTCACCGCGGGGAACCTCTACCTCGGAATCGCCATCGGTATCGCGTTGATGCTGGTCTATGCCGTGATCGACATCGTCACGTTGGCGAAGGGGATCACTGACGACACCGTACGCGGGCGGGTCGAGGAGGGGATGGCCGATGAGTGA
- a CDS encoding TRAP transporter large permease yields the protein MSELLVIGALFLGTLLVLYAIGVPVGIAMGATCVLVMMSSFGNGINYGVISQQLLYGLNSFTLLAIPFYLLLGRLMNRIGMTPRIFDLANSMVGQFRGGLAHVNIVASMIFSGMSGLAVADAAGLGRVEYAAMRDQGYEKDISLGVTGSSAIIGPIIPPSVPIIIYAVLAEESIGQLFLGGIIPGVLIGVFLMVLVLLFVYLRGYETEDSFELAKFWRCLKEAVFPLFAPILIIGGILTGTFTATEAGAIAVVYTVLLGMFVYKELTLRGLFEELQYGMVETFALTFIVGVASLYGLVALQLRLPILMAESITTFSSDPTIVMLLLVGLLLVVGTFMETIAAITILVPIFMPILQLTGIDPIHFGIVMILTLMLGLLTPPFGVILFVLEKVTDATLEETMKAVLPYYVPILLVLLLTIFVPEIVMYPATELMGS from the coding sequence ATGAGTGAGCTGCTCGTCATCGGCGCCCTGTTTCTCGGCACGCTCCTCGTGCTGTACGCGATCGGCGTCCCGGTCGGGATCGCCATGGGCGCGACGTGTGTCCTGGTGATGATGTCCTCCTTCGGCAACGGCATCAACTACGGCGTCATCTCTCAACAGTTGCTCTACGGCCTCAACAGCTTCACGCTGCTCGCGATCCCGTTTTACCTCCTGCTCGGACGGCTGATGAATCGCATCGGGATGACCCCCCGGATCTTCGATCTGGCGAACTCGATGGTCGGGCAGTTCCGCGGCGGACTCGCCCACGTCAACATCGTCGCCAGCATGATCTTCTCCGGGATGTCCGGTCTCGCCGTCGCCGATGCTGCGGGGCTTGGCCGCGTCGAGTACGCCGCGATGCGCGATCAGGGCTACGAGAAGGACATCTCGCTCGGCGTCACCGGGTCGTCGGCCATTATCGGGCCGATCATCCCGCCGAGCGTCCCGATCATCATCTACGCCGTGTTGGCCGAGGAGTCGATCGGGCAGCTGTTCCTCGGCGGCATCATCCCCGGGGTCCTCATCGGCGTCTTCCTCATGGTGCTCGTCCTCCTGTTCGTGTACCTCCGGGGATACGAGACCGAGGACTCCTTCGAGCTCGCGAAATTCTGGAGGTGCCTGAAGGAGGCGGTGTTCCCGCTGTTCGCGCCGATACTCATCATCGGCGGGATCCTCACCGGGACGTTCACCGCCACCGAGGCGGGCGCGATCGCCGTTGTGTACACCGTTCTGCTCGGCATGTTCGTCTACAAGGAGCTCACCCTCAGAGGGCTCTTCGAGGAGCTCCAGTACGGGATGGTCGAGACCTTCGCGCTGACGTTCATCGTCGGCGTCGCGTCGCTGTACGGTCTCGTTGCCCTCCAACTCCGCCTGCCGATCCTGATGGCCGAGTCGATCACGACCTTCTCCAGCGACCCCACGATCGTGATGCTCCTCCTGGTCGGGCTCCTCCTCGTCGTCGGGACGTTCATGGAGACGATCGCCGCGATCACGATCCTCGTGCCGATCTTCATGCCGATCCTCCAGCTCACCGGGATCGACCCGATCCACTTCGGGATCGTGATGATCCTGACGCTGATGCTCGGGCTGTTGACCCCGCCGTTCGGCGTCATTCTCTTCGTCCTCGAGAAGGTGACCGACGCGACGCTTGAGGAGACGATGAAGGCGGTCCTGCCCTACTACGTGCCGATCCTCCTGGTGTTGCTGCTCACCATCTTCGTCCCGGAGATCGTCATGTATCCGGCGACCGAGCTGATGGGGTCCTGA
- a CDS encoding UxaA family hydrolase — MATFQGYQRPDGPAGVRNYVAVVPTSVAASAVAEAVADRATETVRSTPHQMGIDPPKAAREQIERTLAGVGRNPNVGAALVVSLGPETIDADAIADEIAGAGRDVETLSIREAGGTAATVEAGVALARDLWDGIADARREERDASELVFGVECGGSDATSGIAANPAVGAACDRLVRDGGTASFSETPEFIGAEHILADRCVDEEARERLLERVERRESAAQLMGVDLRGAQPTPGNQDGGLTTIEEKSLGAISKGGTTPVRRIVDYAESLPVGGGLVLMDTPGYDIESVVGKVAGGAQIVAFTTGRGSTTGNPLAPVIKVTGNPKTADRLASNMDVDASTIIDGESIDAVGERIYETLLEVASGARTAAEQRRLEEFAINELQPNELAERRGEA; from the coding sequence ATGGCAACGTTTCAGGGGTACCAGCGACCCGACGGTCCTGCTGGCGTCCGCAACTACGTCGCCGTAGTGCCGACATCGGTCGCGGCGTCCGCGGTCGCGGAAGCGGTCGCCGACCGCGCGACCGAAACCGTCCGGTCGACGCCCCATCAGATGGGGATCGACCCGCCGAAGGCGGCGCGCGAGCAGATCGAGCGAACGCTCGCGGGCGTCGGACGGAACCCGAACGTGGGGGCGGCGCTCGTCGTCAGTCTCGGCCCGGAAACGATCGACGCCGACGCGATCGCCGACGAGATCGCCGGCGCCGGACGGGACGTCGAGACGCTCTCGATCCGGGAGGCCGGCGGGACGGCGGCGACGGTCGAGGCGGGCGTCGCCCTCGCGCGCGACCTCTGGGACGGGATCGCCGATGCCCGACGCGAGGAACGGGACGCGAGCGAACTCGTCTTCGGCGTCGAGTGTGGCGGGTCGGACGCGACCAGCGGGATCGCGGCGAACCCCGCGGTCGGGGCCGCCTGCGATCGACTCGTCCGTGACGGTGGCACTGCGAGCTTCTCCGAGACGCCCGAGTTCATCGGCGCGGAACACATCCTCGCGGACAGATGCGTCGACGAGGAGGCCCGCGAGCGCCTCCTCGAACGCGTCGAGCGGCGCGAATCGGCCGCCCAGCTGATGGGGGTCGACCTCCGGGGCGCACAGCCGACCCCCGGAAACCAGGACGGCGGGTTGACGACCATCGAGGAAAAGAGCCTCGGGGCCATCTCGAAGGGCGGGACGACGCCCGTTCGCAGGATCGTCGACTACGCCGAATCGCTCCCCGTCGGCGGCGGCTTGGTGTTGATGGACACGCCGGGCTACGACATCGAGAGCGTCGTGGGGAAGGTCGCCGGCGGCGCGCAGATCGTCGCGTTCACGACGGGCCGTGGCTCGACGACCGGCAACCCCCTCGCGCCAGTGATCAAGGTAACGGGGAACCCGAAGACCGCGGACCGACTGGCCTCGAACATGGACGTCGACGCCAGCACGATCATCGACGGCGAGTCCATCGACGCGGTCGGCGAGCGAATTTACGAGACGCTGCTGGAGGTCGCGAGCGGCGCGCGGACCGCCGCGGAGCAGCGCCGTCTGGAGGAGTTCGCGATCAACGAGCTGCAACCGAACGAACTGGCGGAGCGACGGGGGGAGGCATGA
- a CDS encoding UxaA family hydrolase, which produces MKGEVLGDCGLHMARADNVVTAIADLEAGTEIPSDGATIELVEDVPFGHKVALVPIEAGDTVVKYGEPIGEAVESIAPGEWVHTHNCESARGRGDRVVIEEEAA; this is translated from the coding sequence ATGAAAGGCGAAGTACTGGGCGACTGTGGGTTGCACATGGCGCGGGCGGACAACGTCGTCACGGCCATCGCCGATCTCGAGGCGGGCACGGAGATCCCCTCCGACGGGGCGACGATCGAACTCGTCGAGGACGTCCCGTTCGGTCACAAGGTCGCGCTGGTCCCGATCGAGGCCGGCGACACCGTCGTCAAGTACGGGGAGCCGATCGGCGAGGCCGTCGAGTCGATCGCCCCCGGCGAGTGGGTTCACACGCACAACTGCGAGAGCGCCCGTGGCAGGGGTGATCGCGTCGTGATCGAGGAGGAGGCAGCCTGA
- a CDS encoding UxaA family hydrolase, translating to MSQPIPEASHDLRGEAFTGFRRDDGRVGVRNRILVAPSVICSHIVAERIADASEHAVCTPHDHGCAQIGADHDQTERTLLNLARNPNVAGTTVVGLGCEHLQSSPFADRIAADGVPVRETAIQDAGGTEACVEEGIAATADLTRTALSDERADATLADLTVGVVSSDLDRSTREVADPLVGETVDALLDAGARVVVAGTERLAPHPDAASARGATDAVADEIRAACERDGARPGSAQRITRCAADAEFGSVVGTWGTARVDEFVPYGDRVSIDEGLALIDSPSRFEEAATGLAAAGASVVVHVTADGIPTGHPVVPVLKVTADETTATALATDIDLDARAVGPDAVLDELLRVADGGRTATEEHGLTKFAINRVGPSL from the coding sequence ATGTCGCAGCCGATTCCGGAGGCGTCTCACGACCTGCGTGGAGAGGCGTTCACGGGATTCCGACGGGACGACGGCCGCGTCGGCGTCCGAAACCGGATCCTCGTCGCACCGTCCGTGATCTGTTCGCACATCGTCGCCGAGCGCATCGCAGATGCCAGCGAACACGCCGTCTGCACGCCGCACGATCACGGCTGCGCCCAGATCGGTGCCGACCACGACCAGACGGAACGGACCCTGTTGAACCTCGCACGGAATCCCAACGTCGCGGGGACGACCGTCGTGGGCCTGGGCTGTGAGCACCTCCAGAGCAGCCCCTTTGCCGATCGCATCGCCGCCGACGGCGTTCCCGTTCGCGAGACCGCCATCCAGGACGCCGGCGGAACGGAGGCCTGCGTCGAGGAGGGGATCGCCGCCACTGCGGACCTGACGCGGACCGCCCTGTCCGACGAGCGGGCCGACGCGACCCTCGCCGACCTCACCGTCGGCGTCGTGAGTTCGGATCTCGACCGATCGACCCGGGAGGTCGCGGACCCGCTCGTCGGCGAGACCGTCGACGCCCTGCTCGACGCCGGAGCACGCGTCGTCGTCGCCGGCACCGAACGGCTCGCCCCACACCCGGACGCCGCCTCCGCCCGCGGTGCGACCGACGCGGTCGCCGACGAGATCCGCGCGGCCTGCGAGCGCGACGGGGCCCGGCCCGGGAGTGCCCAGCGGATCACCCGATGTGCCGCGGACGCCGAGTTCGGATCGGTCGTCGGGACGTGGGGGACCGCTCGCGTCGACGAGTTCGTCCCCTACGGTGATCGGGTGAGCATCGACGAGGGGCTGGCGCTGATCGACTCCCCCTCTCGCTTCGAGGAGGCGGCGACGGGACTGGCGGCCGCCGGCGCGTCCGTCGTCGTCCACGTGACGGCGGACGGGATTCCGACGGGGCACCCGGTCGTTCCGGTGCTGAAGGTGACCGCCGACGAGACGACGGCAACAGCGCTCGCGACCGACATCGACCTCGACGCCCGTGCCGTCGGACCGGACGCCGTTCTCGACGAACTCCTGCGGGTGGCCGACGGCGGTCGAACCGCCACGGAGGAACACGGCCTGACCAAGTTCGCGATAAACCGCGTCGGACCGTCGCTATGA
- a CDS encoding NAD(P)-dependent alcohol dehydrogenase gives MKSVALVDAGTFEVRSGEPPEPAAAEVLVDVSDVGICGSDLHWYDHGRMGERIVEEPLVLGHESAGRVVEVGRDVERVAVGDEVAIEPGVPCGRCEYCRGGRYNLCRDVAFMATPGTDGAFREYVAWPAEFVHGLPPAVSAREGALCEPISVAIQAVRRADIDVGDTVLVMGAGPIGTLAMDVARAAGAANLAVVDVVPSKLDRAVERGAGLTIDARETNVAEAVRDEFGAGADVAIEATGAPPAIEATLDVPRPDGTVVLVGLAPDEAVPVDTFELVRRQIDVRGSYRFANTYSTAISLLAAGEVDAAGIVDFEMPLDRLGDAFERAKEPDVIKGMVSVD, from the coding sequence ATGAAATCGGTAGCACTCGTCGACGCGGGGACGTTCGAGGTCCGGTCCGGGGAGCCCCCCGAGCCGGCAGCAGCGGAGGTCCTCGTCGACGTGAGCGACGTCGGCATCTGTGGATCGGACCTCCACTGGTACGACCACGGCCGGATGGGCGAGCGGATCGTCGAGGAGCCGTTGGTGCTCGGCCACGAGAGCGCGGGCCGGGTCGTCGAGGTCGGTCGGGACGTCGAGCGCGTCGCCGTCGGCGACGAGGTCGCGATAGAGCCCGGCGTCCCGTGTGGACGCTGTGAGTACTGTCGAGGCGGTCGGTACAACCTGTGTCGGGACGTGGCGTTCATGGCGACGCCGGGCACCGACGGGGCCTTCAGGGAGTACGTCGCCTGGCCGGCGGAGTTCGTCCACGGGCTTCCGCCGGCCGTCTCGGCACGCGAGGGCGCGCTGTGCGAACCGATAAGCGTCGCCATTCAGGCCGTCCGGCGAGCCGACATCGACGTCGGCGACACCGTGCTCGTCATGGGCGCGGGGCCGATCGGGACCCTCGCGATGGACGTTGCAAGGGCGGCCGGCGCCGCGAACCTGGCCGTCGTCGACGTCGTTCCCTCGAAGTTGGACCGGGCCGTCGAACGGGGAGCCGGGTTGACGATCGACGCCCGCGAGACGAACGTCGCGGAGGCGGTCCGCGACGAGTTCGGCGCGGGTGCCGACGTTGCGATCGAGGCGACCGGGGCGCCACCGGCCATCGAGGCGACGCTCGACGTCCCGCGGCCGGACGGCACCGTGGTCCTGGTCGGTCTCGCCCCCGACGAGGCGGTCCCGGTGGACACGTTCGAACTCGTCCGACGCCAGATCGACGTCCGCGGGAGTTACCGGTTCGCGAACACGTACTCGACGGCGATCTCGCTGCTCGCGGCCGGCGAGGTCGACGCGGCGGGGATCGTGGACTTCGAGATGCCCCTCGACCGCCTCGGGGACGCCTTCGAACGGGCCAAGGAGCCCGACGTGATCAAGGGGATGGTCTCGGTGGACTGA
- a CDS encoding universal stress protein, whose translation MVIVVAISDSEQSRAVAARADELARAFDDELALIHVIEETEYTRIVEKQSTARETGTGSVEDTAAAQAAEGLDEVMSVDYDVIGRVGNPGKKVVEYAAEVDARYLVIGGRARSPVGKALFGSVAQSILLNTERPVVAVPAAE comes from the coding sequence ATGGTCATCGTCGTAGCGATCAGCGACTCCGAGCAGTCGAGAGCCGTCGCCGCACGGGCGGACGAACTGGCGCGAGCGTTCGACGACGAACTCGCCCTCATACACGTCATCGAGGAGACCGAATACACGAGGATCGTCGAGAAGCAGTCCACCGCCCGGGAGACCGGTACGGGGTCCGTAGAGGACACCGCCGCCGCCCAGGCGGCAGAGGGGCTCGATGAGGTCATGTCCGTCGACTACGACGTCATCGGCCGGGTCGGGAACCCCGGCAAGAAGGTCGTCGAGTACGCGGCGGAAGTCGACGCCCGGTATCTCGTCATCGGCGGGCGAGCACGATCTCCGGTGGGGAAAGCGCTCTTCGGAAGCGTGGCCCAGTCGATCCTCCTGAACACGGAACGCCCCGTCGTCGCGGTCCCGGCGGCCGAGTAG
- a CDS encoding LUD domain-containing protein: protein MSAGSVREFQQSLADLDTASTVVSPDEFETELEDIIETPAVGAELPFDDPSLSDLPVQLEPSPAQLREAVTGVTGARMGIASLGTVAVESRSRGDEFVALYPACHVVVVRERDIRADLSDAFSWLRAEFEAGRQSLILATGPSSTGDMGALVQGVHGPEEVHIVIIRDNE, encoded by the coding sequence ATGAGTGCGGGTTCGGTACGCGAGTTCCAGCAGTCACTGGCGGATTTAGATACGGCGTCGACCGTCGTCTCGCCCGATGAGTTCGAAACCGAACTCGAAGACATCATCGAGACCCCCGCGGTCGGTGCCGAGCTCCCCTTCGACGACCCCTCCCTGTCGGATCTCCCGGTACAGCTCGAGCCGTCCCCGGCGCAACTGCGCGAGGCGGTAACGGGCGTGACGGGCGCTCGGATGGGCATCGCCTCGCTGGGGACCGTTGCCGTCGAATCACGCTCACGGGGCGACGAGTTCGTCGCGCTCTACCCGGCGTGTCACGTCGTCGTCGTCCGGGAGCGCGACATTCGAGCGGACCTCTCGGACGCCTTTTCGTGGCTCCGGGCCGAGTTCGAGGCGGGCCGGCAGTCGCTCATCCTCGCGACCGGGCCGAGTTCGACCGGCGACATGGGTGCGCTCGTACAGGGTGTCCACGGGCCGGAGGAGGTCCACATCGTCATCATCAGAGACAATGAGTGA